ATTCTGATCCAATCAGTCTTAGGATCATGCCGAAAGCTATGCCGCTTGATTCAATGTTCGCCGGTCGGTCCAATCGAATCGTGTTCGCCTGGCACACCCTCGACATCTTTCGATTCGGGCAATTGCTGGTGGACTTGGACAGGAGATGATTGAGCGGAACGCGACACAGGCGCGGCATGGTAGCGCTTGGTCAGCGGCATCAGACCGGTCGCGAAGAGCAGACTCAAGATCGTTACGCCGAACACCCTGAAGGTCACCCAGACATCCGTACTCTGGGTTCGCCAGATGACCTCGTTCAAGATCGCCATGCCTGCGAAAAACGCCGCCCAGAGGAGGGTGAGGATACGCCAGCCCTTCGGTGTCAGATTGAAAATGTGATCCAATAGCACCACAATGAAGGAGCGGCCAAACAGAAGTCCACCGCCGAGAACCGCCGAAAGCAGTGCGCTGACGACTGTTGCATCGAGCTTGATGAACGTCTCGTCATGCATCACCAGCGTCAGCGTACCGAATACCAGCACGCTGACGCAGGTGATCAGCGCTGTGATCGGCATGTAACCCTTCACCACGAGGGAGACGATCTCTGCCAGGACAGTCACCCCCATGAATGCGGCAGTAGCCGCGAACAGCTGAAATTTCGCGTTCACACCATAGAAGACGATCAGCGGACCGAGCTCGGTTAAGAAGAACATCTTACGCGGTGAGTCTTGTCCATGAACTGCGTTTGTCACCATTTCAAATCCATCTTTCGTACCCGCATAACGCTAAGACATAGAATATGCAATTTAATGTTGCGTAGGCAGGTCCCGCTCTTCGCATGGCATGCTTGCATTAACCGCAGCCTCGGTTCGGCACGCTGCTTGCCTCGCAACAGAAGCGGAGGGGCTAAATCTTGCAATCCAAAACGTGCTCACGATCAAGCCGCAACGGTCATTTTGGGACAAGATCATCATTCTTCACGGACAGCGGCACTGGTTTCAAAACAGAGACGAACTCTACAAGGATGGGCAGCGGCTCTCGCGTCACTCTTACGACGTCTATCTGCTCCTCGCTTCAGAACATGGCATGAGTGCGATGGCCGATCTCGAGCTCGCGAAGAGCTGCGCTGATCACCCTCGTCCTTATTTCGATCGAAAGCCTCTCGACCTCGATCTGGCTACTCCCGGGACGTTCGGCATCGCGCCACCCGAGGGCATGCTCGGCCCCCTGGAGGAAGATTACGACAAGATGGACGGCATGATCTTCGGAGAAATCCCACCGTTTCAAGACATCATCGAACGAATCGCAGAAGCGACCTTGAACAATCGACCGAAATCCGGAAACGAGAAGGTCGGACTCGGCCATCCTGCGAGATCGAACACCCGAATAGGCCGCCGCCGCCGATCAGCACCGGCAAGCCGCGCTCTCCTAGCCAGAGCATGATTTGGACACGTGTGAAGCGGCGTTCCCTGGCGACGCGCGCGGCGCGTTCGTGCGGAAATCATAAGAGTCCGAAGTGCGAAGACCACGCTCCCAATCTCACTGCGCTTTAGGCATGCCGATCGCGCTGACCGCCATTGCGGGGGCGCAAGGTGAGCACGGCCCTGCGGCTGCTCTGAATCGGCACGAGCCTGCCGATCCTCCCAATGGCATGATCGCGGGAAGCGGGGGTGCGGACTGGCTTTGTGGGCGCGTCCGCCAATGGCGGCCCGGGCTTTACTCGCTGCGCTCGCCGAGCCTTGGGTCTTGGCCCCTTCGGGTAGCAATCCCTCGCGTAAGACATCCTGAGCTCCTCGCCGGGGACACTCGGGAAAGGGGCCCGCCGGCATGACGAAGTATGCCGGCGTCGCTATCACTGCCCCTGTCCCGGGTGCCCTTTTAACCGGTCTCCTCGCGGCACTCGGTCCCGCGTGCCGCCTTCGGCGTCGCTATGCTCACGCTCTTGCGGGTGCCATTTTCAATGAGGCGATGCGCCCCTGGCGCACGCCTGGCCCCAGGCGACAGTCTCGTCATCGACCACAGAATGACACATCGCGCTTTTGTGACTCTCTTGCTCGCGCTTGCAACTCCTTTCGTTTTCGAGGCGGAGGGTCAGCGCAATTCCACGCATCGATGGCAAAGCCGATCCCAGGTAAAAATGCAGCTGGAGTGCTGAGGCATCTTTCAGTTTTGACCAAGGACGATCCTATTGCTCGATCGATCCTTCGGTCGCGCCTCCCATTTGGTCTACACCATTGTTCGGCAGCACCCAAAGTCGATCCTGTGTGTGCGTCAGCGAGCCCGCTAACTCGTCAAAGGCCGTCTTCATATCGGCATAGGCAGCCTCCTTCAACTCGACATCGGCCGGATCCACCCCCACGTAGGCGGCCGCCTCCGTTAAATAGTCCGGGTGCTTGGGCATTTGAATCTCGTTGGTCCAGCCTAGACCGAGATATGGGAAGTGATCGGCCGGCAGGGTGACCCGGCTGTCGTCCAGCTTCGCAAGGTAGTCCGCCGCCCAATCGTGGATTGTATAGGCTTCAAGTTTGTCCATCATCGACCGCCAGCGCTTGATACGCTCATCGCGCGGCATCTCTGCCGCCTTGGATATCGCGACTGCGATGTCTTCCGGGCGGTTCGGATCTATGAGCAGTGCTTCATCCTCATTGAACCCTTCAGCCGCACCGGCAAACTTCGACAAAACCAGAACGCCGGGATCGTCCGGATCTTGTGCGGCAACATATTCTTTTGCCACCAGATTCATGCCGTCGGCCAATGGCGTCACAACACCAACGTCCGCGGCGCGGTAAAGACGGGCGAGTGCAGCCTGGCTGAAGGGTTCGTTCTTGTAGTGGACCGGTTTGAAATTGTCCGTGCTATGCTCGGCATTGACTTGGTTGATCGCTTTCTCGACATCTTTGCTATACTCCTGATACGCTTCGATGTCGGCGCGTGAGGGGGGCGCGATCTGCAGGAGCGAGATGCTGCCCGGATTGGCCGCCAACACGTGGTTGAAGGCTTCGACCCGCTTGTCGATACCCTTGGTATACTCGAGCCGGTCGACGCCGATCGCAAGCTTGGGGCCACTGAGCTGCTCCAGCAAAGACGAGATTTTTGCTTCCTCCTCAGCAGGAAGCTCTGCAGGAAGATGTTCTGTGAACTGCTTCGGATCGATACTGATTGGAAAATTATGACATCGCGACTGGCCACGCTCCGTGAGCACTACGCCATCCTTGCTCTCCAGCCCGAGATGTGACTTCAGACAGGCAAGGAAATTGCTCACGTCCCGTTTTGTCTGAAAGCCGATCAGATCGTACTCCAGCATCGATTTCATCAGTTTACGATGATTGGGCACTCGTTCGATCATGTCAGGCGTCGGCCATGGCGTATGGAGGAAGAAGCCGGTCGGCCGGTCGACGCCGATTTTATGCAGATCAGCCGCGAGCGGAATCAAATGATAATCATGCACCCAGAATGCGTCCCGATCCCGCAAGTTGAACGCCACCTGCGCGATATGGTCGTTGATTGCGCGATAGCTTTCATAGTCACCTTCCTCGCCCGAGATGCGGTCGGCGAGGGAGTGGAGCACCGGCCACAGCATCGAATTCGAAAAACCTCGATAATAGCCACGATGGGGCCCTTTCGGCAGATCGAGCCTGGCCACGTGACCTTCGCCAATCTTCTCGAGCGACAGGGACCGGTCAATCTGATCGCTCCGCTTGTCCGACGAGCCTATCCAGATCGCGCCGGAGCGTTCCACGACGGGCTCGAGGGCCGCGGCAAGCCCCCCGGTCTGGGCTTTAGTGGGGTCGAAGGGCGAAACGCGGTTCGAAATGACGACAAGCTTCATGTCTGATTGCTGGGCTGTCGCATTGCGGTTGACCTCGGACTGCACCGAGACACCAGGACCGGCAGCACCTGTATCGCCTTGTGGCTCTTGTCCCGGTGGTGGCGCGCTCAGTTGCTGGTCGAAGACCGCCTGATCCATTCGTTCATGTTGCTCAGTGGCGAATGATGTACTATCGGGAACCGACGCTGCTGCGTTGAGTGTGTCAGAAATTCGATCCATTCCGTATCTCCGTTTTGATACAGCCTCGCAGAGTTTCCTTGTCAGCTAGCAGGCATAGCTTTCTGGAAGCTGACGAGTGTTGGAGCCAGTGCCCCCCTCGTGTCCTTTCGCCATCTTCACGCTTCTTGCTCCACATGTGGATGCCGGTATCGCACTGAAGCGCCTGCTACGAGAGCTGATCTCGTTGATCCGCTCCAAAATGAAAGCCGCCGCGCAATTCATGCGTCCGGTCGCGTTTCGATGTCGGTTCAATGCGGATGATCTTAGCGATGCTCGTCATGATCGCCCCTGTGGGGTCGCCGCGCGGATAGAGCCGCCCCCCTTGCCTTCTAGAAGGCGATCGAACGGCAAGCGGTACGGGCCGGCAATGGCAGCGACACAGCTATTTTCCGCCGGCGCGTTCCGCGCCTTTGCATCGCGAATCAAAATAGCTGTGCCTCTGCCATCCTCCGCTCTGCTTCGGCCCTCCGCTTTGCTACGGGTGCTGTTCCGTTCCGCTCGCCGTCATGTGATCGCCACGAAGGCCGCGATGGGCGCGGCCGATCCGACAAAGGACCTCACCATGACGACCGACAACGACGACCCTCAATTCGAGCCGCTCTTTGCTTCGTCCCCGACCGATCACGTTCTCGCCGAACTTCAACTCTTCGGATATCGTCCCTTGCATGACGAGCCCGATCCACGGCTGCTTCCCGATAGCATGGCGATCACCGGCGCCGTCGCCGATATCTTCGATGCGCTCGTCTCGACGTTGAATGACACGCGCCTGGAACCTGACCTCGAGGACTTGCTCTGGTCGACCGTCAATCTCTTCCATCGCGCAGCGGGCCGCATTGAACACGAGCTCGACGCCAACGAGCAGGCGCAGCAGAAGAGCCAACGCGAGCAGAACGGCTCGGAGGTACGATCCGTCGAGCTCGAACGACTCATCGCCCAGGGCATGACGCTCATCGAACGCCGCAACGCCATGGAGCTCTTTCGCGACCAGGCTGCCGAACGCTTCGAAGTCCACACCGGTTCGCCTTGGCGGCCGCGCTCCGGGTCAATGGTCAGCCATCGTACCCTCACCGCCGCGATGATCGACAGCCGCGATTTTCTCGCTGCCAGGCGTAGGGCCGAAACCGAGGTGTTGTTCCCACCTGGGCCAAAGGTCGCACTCACCGGTGGGCTCGAATTCAACGACGTTTCGCTCGTCTGGGATCGCCTCGACAAGGTCCACGCAAAACATCCCGATATGGTTCTCCTGCACGGCGGCTCACCGAAAGGCGCCGAATTGATCGCTGCCAAATGGGCCAGCCATCGCAAGGTGCCGCAGATCGCCTTCAAGCCGGACTGGACGAAACATGCAAAGGCCGCACCATTCAAGCGTAACGACGCGATGCTCGACATCATGCCGATCGGAGTCATGCACTTTCCGGGCACAGGCATCCAGGACAACCTCGCCGACAAGGCGAAGAAGCTCGGTATCCCGGTCTGGAAGTTTGGCAAGGACGGCGCGTGAGCGCCGTCCTGGTTGACGCTGAAAGCTATGGCATGGCACGCTGAAAGGATCGATGGCGCAGGGGTCGATGGTGCATCGAGACACCGAGCCGGTGGGTCGGTCCTCTCCGTTCCTTGTTCGCTTCCTTGGAGTTCCACTATTCACGCGGACAGTGATCCAGAAAGAGTGCTGCTCCGGTCGTTGCCGTGCCGAAAAAAGCGCGCGCATAACGGGCGCCAAGTCATCCCGGCGGTATCTATCAATTATTTTCCAGCCGGCCTTTGATTTGGATCGCCTGTCTAAGCTTCCGTGTACGAAATAGCGAGATTTTCGCAGATCGACGCAAACGCCTTTTTCGCTTCGGCGTCCTCGAAGCAAAAGCGCACCCCTTTGTCACCACGCTCGATCCACCAGTCCGCCTTGTGTCCTTTGGAAACGCGGGATGCCTCCTCGCGCAACTGATCCAGTACTCTTCCGTAAGCACGCACAATCACACAGTTTTCCATCTCAACGCTCATTGCAGGAAGGTAACACAGGCCAAGAAACACACACCAAGAAACACACGCCAAGCAACACACGCCAAGCAACACATATCCAGAAGGCGCTGCCATGACAAATGTGAATCGTTGGCCGGCCACCGCCCGCTGTATCCTCGGACATGATGTCGACTCGGCGCATGTTTTCCTCGCGCGCTCCGGCTTTTACGTTGAGTTCCTGCACCTGCCGATGGAGGCGAGCGAAGAATTTCTGCGACGTCTTGTTATTATTTTTTGGTCGGATGTGCAGCTTTTGGTGCGCGCTCGGCTGGGCGATTTCTACAAAATGCGATGGATCCGCAAAGGTGCGATGCTGGTCGCGTTTTCCCCGTGATGGTTTCGAATGTCTACTGGAGTTGGGCGAACGATTGTATGGCCGGCCTATTTGCGCTTGCTGCCTGCGTAATCGTGGACCGTCTGATCAAGTGCGCAATGATCCGCCGTGCCTATGCCGAGATGCGTAGGCTCTACGGCGCCGAATGGGGAAACGGATAGGCAGCTGCCACCATCCGGCGAAGGCGAACAGCGGCCGCGAGCTTACGAGAGCAAGCCAGGCCAACCTGATCGTCGGATCCGGCTCTGTCGCGTATTCGGCAAAGCTGTTGGCCGGTACCGCGAAAGCGGTTGTTTCGGATTCCGCCAGGCGCGCCAGTTGCGAACGAGGCGGCATCGCCGACGTTTGTTACCGGTGCGCCGGTTCCAGTTTGTGCTCACGGCAAATCACCTCCCGCATCATCACGACCTCGCGCCCGCCGGAACCGACGTTGCGGATGACGAGCGCCAACTCATCCCATAAGCGCGTGCGCGTCCGCCGCCAGCCTTCAAGATGAGTGAGCTCTGGTCTTTCGAATCGCAACCTACGTAATGATACGGAGGTCGGCCGTCGTACTTTCTTGATCTGCGAAATGCATCGTCGCCGACATGCCATACAGACCAATCTACGATCCACACCTCTGGCGCAGTCGTGCGCTCGCAACGCGTCTCAAAGCGGATTTGCTCAGCCCCGGCAAACCCAGAGACAGGCTCCTAAAAGTCGCCGA
This region of Bradyrhizobium sp. CCGUVB1N3 genomic DNA includes:
- a CDS encoding septation protein A, producing MVTNAVHGQDSPRKMFFLTELGPLIVFYGVNAKFQLFAATAAFMGVTVLAEIVSLVVKGYMPITALITCVSVLVFGTLTLVMHDETFIKLDATVVSALLSAVLGGGLLFGRSFIVVLLDHIFNLTPKGWRILTLLWAAFFAGMAILNEVIWRTQSTDVWVTFRVFGVTILSLLFATGLMPLTKRYHAAPVSRSAQSSPVQVHQQLPESKDVEGVPGEHDSIGPTGEH
- a CDS encoding nucleotidyl transferase AbiEii/AbiGii toxin family protein, encoding MLALTAASVRHAACLATEAEGLNLAIQNVLTIKPQRSFWDKIIILHGQRHWFQNRDELYKDGQRLSRHSYDVYLLLASEHGMSAMADLELAKSCADHPRPYFDRKPLDLDLATPGTFGIAPPEGMLGPLEEDYDKMDGMIFGEIPPFQDIIERIAEATLNNRPKSGNEKVGLGHPARSNTRIGRRRRSAPASRALLARA
- a CDS encoding trehalose-6-phosphate synthase; the protein is MDRISDTLNAAASVPDSTSFATEQHERMDQAVFDQQLSAPPPGQEPQGDTGAAGPGVSVQSEVNRNATAQQSDMKLVVISNRVSPFDPTKAQTGGLAAALEPVVERSGAIWIGSSDKRSDQIDRSLSLEKIGEGHVARLDLPKGPHRGYYRGFSNSMLWPVLHSLADRISGEEGDYESYRAINDHIAQVAFNLRDRDAFWVHDYHLIPLAADLHKIGVDRPTGFFLHTPWPTPDMIERVPNHRKLMKSMLEYDLIGFQTKRDVSNFLACLKSHLGLESKDGVVLTERGQSRCHNFPISIDPKQFTEHLPAELPAEEEAKISSLLEQLSGPKLAIGVDRLEYTKGIDKRVEAFNHVLAANPGSISLLQIAPPSRADIEAYQEYSKDVEKAINQVNAEHSTDNFKPVHYKNEPFSQAALARLYRAADVGVVTPLADGMNLVAKEYVAAQDPDDPGVLVLSKFAGAAEGFNEDEALLIDPNRPEDIAVAISKAAEMPRDERIKRWRSMMDKLEAYTIHDWAADYLAKLDDSRVTLPADHFPYLGLGWTNEIQMPKHPDYLTEAAAYVGVDPADVELKEAAYADMKTAFDELAGSLTHTQDRLWVLPNNGVDQMGGATEGSIEQ
- a CDS encoding DUF2493 domain-containing protein encodes the protein MTTDNDDPQFEPLFASSPTDHVLAELQLFGYRPLHDEPDPRLLPDSMAITGAVADIFDALVSTLNDTRLEPDLEDLLWSTVNLFHRAAGRIEHELDANEQAQQKSQREQNGSEVRSVELERLIAQGMTLIERRNAMELFRDQAAERFEVHTGSPWRPRSGSMVSHRTLTAAMIDSRDFLAARRRAETEVLFPPGPKVALTGGLEFNDVSLVWDRLDKVHAKHPDMVLLHGGSPKGAELIAAKWASHRKVPQIAFKPDWTKHAKAAPFKRNDAMLDIMPIGVMHFPGTGIQDNLADKAKKLGIPVWKFGKDGA